Proteins from a genomic interval of Candidatus Nanopelagicales bacterium:
- a CDS encoding right-handed parallel beta-helix repeat-containing protein → MGVRTRSPVVAAVCALAVVLLVTVPPQSDATVAAQLAAAAGQVKVTARVESAVVSWRTRARAYRVQLRTPNRKWHTVVTTPRRQVRVSELQPDLRYRVRILGKRDGRWSRIAGPSAWFVPRAAPSSPSPTPAPTPQPDPSQSPPEATTPSPWIEPGVTPPTQAIVSWVSPLGDDAAVGSEDSPLRTITEAWRRIPQGASLTAPHWIQVQPGTYSATEIPNYWEERHGTAANPIVVNAPNGGVTLTGDVNAFDVRYLTWRGIDIVRSGDTFHCERCSNIQIRDVRLAGGGSAHETVKINQSDHILIDGSDISGAYENAIDFVAVQYATISDNRIHHSEDWCAYVKGGSVGVVVQGNEIHDCGTGGFTAGQGTGFEFMVAPWLRYEAYGVSVIDNVIHDTYGAGLGVNGGANILMAYNTLYRVGARSHTVEFVHGSRSCDGDTATCRRHHDLGGWGNAGLDGQWIPSRRIAFVNNLVFNPPGVSSQWSHLQVADATDPPAGSNVPAPSLADDELVIRGNVFRNGTAEMDSGWSDDAEFWAANHVNDMTVDLVDPAGGDFRPVAGGHIATLASVPIPTHAWVDSAVPSVEPPALDTARPPGARRP, encoded by the coding sequence GTGGGCGTTCGGACGCGCAGCCCCGTCGTCGCCGCCGTGTGTGCACTGGCGGTGGTCCTCCTTGTCACGGTCCCGCCTCAGTCGGATGCCACGGTTGCTGCGCAGTTGGCTGCCGCCGCAGGCCAGGTGAAGGTCACAGCTCGGGTGGAAAGTGCTGTGGTCAGTTGGCGCACGCGAGCCCGCGCATACCGGGTTCAGCTCCGGACCCCCAATCGCAAGTGGCACACCGTTGTCACCACACCTCGGCGCCAAGTCCGGGTGTCCGAGCTGCAGCCCGACCTGCGCTACCGCGTACGGATCCTGGGCAAGCGGGACGGGAGATGGAGTCGAATCGCCGGCCCCTCAGCCTGGTTCGTCCCGCGTGCGGCCCCCTCATCCCCGAGTCCGACCCCGGCACCCACCCCGCAGCCGGACCCTTCGCAGAGCCCGCCGGAAGCGACGACCCCGAGCCCGTGGATCGAGCCCGGTGTCACCCCGCCGACGCAGGCCATCGTCTCCTGGGTGTCGCCCCTCGGCGATGACGCGGCTGTCGGCTCCGAGGACAGTCCGTTGCGCACCATCACCGAAGCTTGGCGCCGGATCCCGCAAGGTGCGTCGCTCACTGCCCCTCACTGGATCCAGGTTCAGCCGGGCACCTACTCGGCCACCGAAATCCCGAACTACTGGGAGGAGCGTCACGGGACCGCGGCGAACCCGATCGTCGTCAACGCCCCGAACGGTGGCGTGACCCTGACCGGCGATGTGAACGCCTTCGATGTGCGGTATCTGACGTGGCGCGGCATCGACATCGTGCGCTCCGGGGACACGTTCCACTGCGAACGTTGCTCGAACATCCAGATCCGCGATGTCCGTCTGGCCGGTGGAGGATCAGCCCACGAGACCGTCAAGATCAACCAGTCCGACCACATCCTGATCGACGGCAGTGACATCTCGGGCGCCTACGAGAACGCTATCGACTTCGTGGCTGTCCAGTACGCGACCATCTCCGATAACCGCATCCACCATTCCGAGGACTGGTGCGCCTACGTGAAAGGCGGCAGCGTCGGGGTGGTCGTCCAGGGGAACGAGATCCACGACTGTGGCACCGGAGGTTTCACCGCGGGACAAGGAACGGGTTTCGAGTTCATGGTGGCTCCTTGGCTGCGCTACGAGGCGTATGGCGTTTCGGTCATCGACAACGTCATCCACGACACTTACGGGGCGGGACTCGGTGTGAACGGTGGCGCGAACATCCTCATGGCGTACAACACCTTGTATCGGGTCGGAGCTCGCAGCCACACGGTCGAGTTCGTCCATGGATCCCGCAGCTGCGACGGGGACACGGCCACGTGTCGACGTCATCACGACTTGGGTGGGTGGGGCAACGCGGGTCTGGACGGCCAGTGGATCCCGAGCCGTCGGATCGCATTCGTCAACAACCTCGTGTTCAATCCGCCCGGAGTGTCGAGCCAGTGGTCTCATCTCCAGGTCGCCGATGCGACCGACCCGCCGGCGGGTTCCAATGTTCCCGCTCCCAGTCTGGCCGACGACGAACTCGTGATCCGAGGAAACGTCTTCCGGAACGGAACTGCCGAGATGGACTCCGGCTGGAGTGACGACGCCGAGTTCTGGGCTGCGAATCACGTCAACGACATGACCGTCGATCTTGTGGATCCCGCGGGCGGGGACTTCCGACCGGTCGCGGGTGGCCACATCGCGACCCTGGCATCGGTCCCGATACCCACGCACGCCTGGGTCGACTCCGCTGTCCCCTCCGTGGAACCGCCCGCCCTCGACACCGCTCGGCCGCCGGGCGCACGGCGGCCCTGA
- a CDS encoding pyridoxamine 5'-phosphate oxidase family protein, with protein MEFPPTDVTSPHREKHRITYDADVVLRTLDEALICHVGFDAGGPLVLPMIHARVDDVLYVHASTGSGLGLSEMPVSVCVTVSLVDGLVLAKSQFNHSLNYRCVVIRGAAELVTDEAEKQLALAAITEHVSPGRSTSSRPANARESAATAVLRIPLRAVSAKVRTGPPEEEPEDIDLPFWSGVIPTRLTAGPPQAADAGTWPEPDSGARFRQ; from the coding sequence ATGGAGTTCCCACCGACAGACGTGACCTCTCCACATCGGGAGAAGCACCGGATCACCTACGACGCTGATGTCGTGCTGCGCACACTCGACGAGGCGCTCATCTGTCACGTCGGATTCGACGCCGGGGGCCCGCTTGTCCTGCCGATGATCCACGCTCGAGTCGATGACGTGCTGTATGTGCATGCGTCCACCGGTTCTGGCCTCGGTCTGTCCGAGATGCCGGTCTCTGTGTGTGTGACGGTCTCCTTGGTGGACGGTCTTGTGCTGGCGAAGTCCCAGTTCAACCACTCGTTGAACTATCGGTGCGTCGTGATCCGCGGCGCGGCCGAGTTGGTGACCGATGAGGCCGAGAAGCAGTTGGCCCTGGCCGCTATCACTGAGCACGTCTCGCCCGGCAGGAGCACGTCCAGTCGACCCGCCAACGCGAGGGAATCGGCGGCCACAGCGGTGCTGCGGATCCCGTTGCGGGCGGTGTCGGCCAAGGTGCGCACAGGACCGCCCGAGGAGGAGCCAGAGGACATCGACTTGCCCTTCTGGAGTGGTGTCATCCCGACTCGATTGACGGCGGGTCCACCTCAAGCCGCAGATGCGGGGACCTGGCCGGAGCCCGATTCCGGAGCCCGATTCCGGCAGTAG
- a CDS encoding NAD/NADP octopine/nopaline dehydrogenase family protein, which translates to MSHYEVKTVGIRDCRSSERDTMRVAVLGSGNGAHAIAFEWAQAGHDVSMFDFEQFADTIAAVADRGGITADGELHGFQPISYAGHDIATVVQDADLVFAVGPAYSTRPFAEACKPHLRPGQTFVVCPSSCAGAIVFKQALGLPLDDATVLIAETSTLPYAVRLTAPAHITVYNRLKGGYYVAGLPGAITEQVYEMLKPVHGEIEKATNVLQTTLQNGNPVIHPAVSLCNVALIERTGGDFLFYEEGVTDGVGRVIEAIDTERLAIAAALDVSILRDPALGIAQGYQAVNNYSTGYSEAPGFRGIKAQPRLDYRYFNEDAGYGLVFLTDLARAIGVATPNMDALLRLSSVVTGRDYESEQARTMAGLGLDGYTLDDLRAL; encoded by the coding sequence GTGTCGCACTATGAGGTCAAGACGGTCGGCATACGTGACTGCCGCAGCAGCGAAAGGGACACCATGAGGGTCGCAGTACTGGGATCGGGCAACGGCGCCCACGCCATCGCATTTGAGTGGGCTCAGGCTGGACACGACGTCTCCATGTTCGACTTCGAACAGTTCGCGGACACGATCGCCGCGGTCGCCGATCGGGGTGGGATAACGGCCGACGGCGAACTTCACGGCTTCCAGCCGATCAGCTACGCCGGGCACGACATCGCCACCGTCGTCCAGGATGCCGACCTCGTTTTCGCGGTGGGCCCCGCCTACAGCACACGGCCGTTCGCAGAAGCCTGCAAGCCCCACCTTCGCCCTGGCCAGACATTCGTCGTGTGCCCGAGTTCTTGCGCCGGAGCGATTGTCTTCAAGCAGGCGCTAGGGCTACCCCTGGACGACGCCACCGTGCTGATTGCCGAAACCTCGACACTGCCCTACGCCGTCCGTCTCACGGCACCCGCGCACATCACGGTCTACAACCGGCTCAAGGGCGGCTACTACGTCGCCGGTCTGCCTGGTGCCATCACCGAGCAGGTCTACGAAATGCTCAAGCCCGTTCACGGCGAGATCGAGAAGGCAACCAATGTCCTGCAGACCACCTTGCAGAACGGAAACCCGGTTATCCACCCCGCCGTTTCCCTGTGCAATGTCGCACTCATCGAGCGGACCGGAGGAGACTTCCTGTTCTACGAAGAAGGCGTCACGGACGGCGTCGGCAGAGTCATCGAGGCGATCGACACCGAACGCCTCGCCATCGCCGCCGCTCTCGACGTCTCCATCCTGCGAGATCCCGCACTCGGCATCGCCCAGGGGTACCAGGCCGTGAACAACTACAGCACCGGCTACTCGGAGGCGCCCGGCTTCCGCGGGATCAAGGCCCAACCCCGCCTCGACTACCGCTACTTCAACGAAGATGCCGGCTACGGTCTGGTGTTCCTGACCGACCTCGCGCGCGCGATCGGAGTCGCGACTCCCAACATGGACGCGCTGCTGCGACTCAGCTCCGTGGTGACGGGTCGCGACTATGAAAGCGAACAAGCTCGCACCATGGCCGGGCTCGGACTCGACGGATACACCCTCGATGATCTGCGTGCGTTGTAG
- a CDS encoding WhiB family transcriptional regulator codes for MSITTSVPAVTPAAVPPSLGFWAERSACLSVADPEIFFPSESDSQRANRAKQVCAMCPVMDVCLEYAMQVSTLDGVWGGTTAQERKRMRRARRRRSMMA; via the coding sequence ATGAGCATCACGACTTCGGTCCCCGCCGTCACCCCGGCGGCCGTACCTCCGAGCCTGGGTTTCTGGGCCGAGCGGTCGGCATGTCTCTCGGTCGCCGATCCCGAGATCTTCTTTCCCAGTGAGTCCGATTCCCAACGCGCCAACCGCGCCAAGCAGGTATGCGCCATGTGCCCGGTCATGGATGTGTGCCTGGAGTACGCGATGCAGGTGTCGACGCTGGACGGCGTCTGGGGTGGCACCACGGCGCAGGAGCGTAAGCGCATGCGTCGGGCCCGGCGTCGGCGTTCCATGATGGCCTGA
- a CDS encoding TetR/AcrR family transcriptional regulator produces the protein MLGKVTADEAADWREQRRVVARRTIIEQAWLLADERGLDSWTMRELAEAVGVRAPSLYGHFDGKPAILDALFADGYRAMDQLLEDTDTEFPADLSQRDRLVAMLTAWLGFCQESPARYRLMFTSAIPGWRPSDDAYAVSQASYATMARHLQANGITPGVRLDLFTAVTSGIAAQQLANDPGGDRWVRLIGHTVDMFLSHLSALPEERS, from the coding sequence ATGTTAGGAAAAGTAACTGCCGATGAGGCCGCTGACTGGCGCGAGCAGCGCCGTGTCGTAGCGCGGCGGACGATCATCGAACAGGCCTGGCTTCTCGCGGACGAACGTGGCCTGGACAGCTGGACCATGCGCGAACTCGCTGAGGCCGTCGGGGTGCGTGCACCGTCCTTGTACGGACACTTCGACGGCAAGCCGGCAATCCTGGACGCGCTCTTCGCGGACGGATACCGAGCCATGGACCAACTGCTCGAGGACACGGATACCGAATTCCCGGCCGACCTGTCCCAGCGCGATCGTCTCGTGGCGATGCTGACCGCATGGCTGGGTTTCTGCCAAGAGAGCCCGGCGCGTTACCGACTGATGTTCACATCGGCGATACCCGGGTGGCGCCCGTCGGATGACGCCTACGCCGTGTCCCAGGCGTCCTACGCCACGATGGCTCGTCATCTGCAGGCAAACGGGATCACCCCCGGGGTCCGGTTGGATCTGTTCACCGCGGTGACATCAGGCATCGCTGCCCAACAGCTTGCGAACGATCCGGGCGGAGATCGTTGGGTGCGACTCATCGGCCACACCGTCGACATGTTCCTCAGTCACCTGTCAGCACTACCGGAGGAGAGATCATGA
- a CDS encoding maleylpyruvate isomerase family mycothiol-dependent enzyme has protein sequence MTASRGDIVDSTTTPPTIVRGSDADALALAAYDQLSTLLLELRRQDWDVVTECRPWTVRDMVAHMVGAAEGHASLPVMMRQTVGGMRLKNEFDGNSLDAMNELQIRSQKDSSGPQLAARIRDLAPLAVRGRHRRATWMGFVPIPIDPTGSTAGFPAKVSMGHLCAVVLTRDVWMHKFDIARALDMTPPIDDTDTRVVADVAAEWQGQHKQPVRLELSGPAGGSYQWGSGGPILDVDAIDFCRVVAGRRPDSTVPASPLLDTRILF, from the coding sequence ATGACCGCATCGCGAGGAGACATCGTGGACTCGACGACAACACCACCGACAATCGTGCGCGGCAGCGACGCCGACGCTCTCGCGTTGGCCGCCTACGATCAACTGTCCACGCTGCTGTTGGAGTTGCGCCGACAGGACTGGGACGTGGTCACCGAGTGTCGCCCGTGGACGGTTCGGGACATGGTGGCCCATATGGTCGGCGCTGCCGAAGGCCATGCGTCGCTGCCCGTGATGATGCGCCAGACCGTCGGGGGTATGCGCCTCAAGAACGAGTTCGACGGCAACTCCCTGGACGCCATGAACGAGCTGCAGATCCGCAGTCAGAAGGATTCGAGCGGCCCCCAGTTGGCTGCCCGGATTCGTGACCTCGCGCCGCTTGCGGTGAGGGGTCGGCACCGGCGCGCGACATGGATGGGCTTCGTCCCGATCCCCATCGACCCCACCGGCTCGACAGCGGGGTTCCCCGCCAAGGTCAGCATGGGCCACCTGTGCGCTGTCGTGCTGACCCGCGATGTCTGGATGCACAAGTTCGACATCGCCCGAGCATTGGACATGACGCCGCCGATCGATGACACAGACACGAGAGTCGTCGCCGACGTCGCGGCGGAATGGCAGGGACAGCACAAACAGCCGGTGCGTCTGGAGTTGTCCGGACCCGCAGGCGGGAGTTACCAGTGGGGATCGGGCGGACCGATCCTGGACGTCGATGCCATCGACTTCTGTCGGGTGGTCGCCGGTCGCCGGCCCGACTCCACCGTGCCCGCCAGTCCTTTGCTGGACACCCGCATCCTCTTCTGA
- a CDS encoding UvrD-helicase domain-containing protein: MDVEQFLAGLNDQQRAAAQLVSGPVAIHAGAGTGKTRVITHRTAYAAGVAAMQPQTALLLTFTDKAATEMSQRLAGLGFPGVAAMTFHKAAWRQLRHFWPQIHGEQLGVVDQPWRIVAPAIRQLPGHYRFTATKDVLDTISWITNSRLNESRLNATNPDSTNRAPRAWTCHRQRKMQTGSCRCRPI, from the coding sequence ATGGATGTTGAACAGTTCCTTGCCGGGCTGAACGACCAACAGCGCGCCGCGGCGCAACTCGTGAGTGGACCGGTTGCCATCCACGCCGGGGCCGGCACCGGTAAGACACGGGTCATCACCCACCGGACTGCCTACGCCGCAGGCGTCGCTGCCATGCAGCCACAGACGGCTCTGCTCCTCACCTTCACCGACAAGGCGGCGACCGAGATGTCCCAGCGCCTCGCCGGGCTGGGCTTCCCCGGCGTCGCCGCCATGACCTTCCACAAGGCGGCCTGGCGTCAACTGCGCCACTTCTGGCCGCAGATCCACGGCGAGCAGTTGGGGGTCGTCGATCAGCCGTGGCGCATCGTTGCTCCGGCGATCCGGCAACTGCCCGGTCACTACCGCTTCACGGCCACCAAGGATGTCCTGGACACCATTTCCTGGATCACCAACTCCCGACTCAACGAATCCCGACTCAACGCAACGAATCCCGACTCAACGAATCGCGCCCCGAGAGCATGGACCTGTCACAGGCAGCGCAAGATGCAGACCGGGTCCTGCCGCTGCCGGCCGATCTGA
- a CDS encoding ATP-dependent helicase, translating into MDLSQAAQDADRVLPLPADLMQRVFDHYTRSKSKQNVVDFDDMILRTTDLLRAHPDILEQVRARYRWFSVDEFQDTNPAQFELLRLWLGDRQDICVVGDPQQTIYSFTGATDRFLTRFSGWYESARTVDLTSNYRSSPQILALANRLIPAESVLTAVGPAGPSPRIEEFPDGDAELVAIRQALRSWHDEGVAFQEMAVLVRLNEDIPPIESELTRAGVPFVVRGTAFFQRREIRAAVRSLAGVPQDADPIESVDDTSGRSVRLRPRRRPRHPRGARPARRTGHSARARRGERRPGSAGRDRRSRATSGRGTYP; encoded by the coding sequence ATGGACCTGTCACAGGCAGCGCAAGATGCAGACCGGGTCCTGCCGCTGCCGGCCGATCTGATGCAGCGCGTCTTCGACCACTACACGCGCAGCAAGTCGAAGCAGAACGTCGTCGATTTCGACGACATGATCTTGCGCACCACCGATCTGCTCCGCGCGCATCCCGACATCCTGGAACAGGTCCGGGCCAGATATCGGTGGTTCAGTGTGGATGAGTTCCAGGACACCAATCCCGCCCAGTTCGAACTGCTGCGGCTGTGGCTCGGTGATCGGCAGGACATCTGCGTCGTCGGTGATCCGCAACAGACGATCTACTCGTTCACGGGCGCGACGGATCGGTTCCTGACCCGGTTCTCCGGCTGGTACGAGTCAGCGCGCACCGTCGATCTCACCAGCAACTATCGATCGAGCCCTCAGATCCTGGCGCTGGCCAATCGACTCATCCCCGCGGAATCCGTGCTGACGGCGGTCGGCCCCGCCGGCCCGAGCCCCCGCATCGAGGAGTTCCCCGATGGCGACGCCGAGTTGGTGGCCATCAGGCAGGCGCTGCGGTCATGGCACGACGAGGGCGTTGCTTTTCAGGAGATGGCGGTGTTGGTCCGACTCAACGAAGACATACCGCCCATCGAGTCGGAACTCACCCGCGCGGGGGTCCCGTTCGTCGTGCGGGGGACGGCGTTCTTCCAGCGGCGCGAAATCAGGGCTGCGGTCCGCTCACTGGCGGGCGTGCCCCAAGACGCGGATCCCATCGAGAGTGTGGATGACACTTCTGGCCGATCAGTTCGGCTACGACCCCGACGACGACCCCGACACCCCCGCGGCGCGAGACCGGCACGCCGCACTGGGCACTCTGCGCGCGCTCGTCGTGGCGAGCGCCGACCAGGGTCTGCCGGCCGTGATCGCAGATCTCGAGCAACGAGCGGCCGCGGAACGTACCCATAG
- a CDS encoding 3'-5' exonuclease — translation MIADLEQRAAAERTHSGAGVTLATLHGAKGLEWDAVVLPGLEQGKLPVKQAQKSADRVAEERRLLYVGITRARRHLLLTRASRRPGSQGKPVSRPPSQFLRELLPPVPSVHRSTASKRSRRTGSQPADPVDPAVETDLYTRLKAWRLEVARTDGVPAYVVFPDSTLGLIARDRPGTLAELAAVHGVGPTKLERYGEQVLSLVEERLQPGSRTGPDSVLGRSRSR, via the coding sequence GTGATCGCAGATCTCGAGCAACGAGCGGCCGCGGAACGTACCCATAGCGGTGCCGGGGTCACGTTGGCCACGCTGCATGGTGCCAAAGGCCTGGAGTGGGATGCCGTTGTCCTGCCAGGCCTGGAACAGGGCAAACTGCCGGTCAAACAGGCGCAGAAGTCAGCTGACCGCGTGGCGGAGGAACGGCGCCTGCTCTATGTCGGGATCACCCGAGCTCGCCGGCACCTGCTCCTGACTCGAGCCTCGCGCCGACCCGGCTCGCAAGGCAAACCGGTGTCTCGTCCGCCCAGCCAGTTTCTCCGTGAACTGCTGCCACCAGTCCCCTCGGTGCACCGCAGTACCGCATCCAAGCGGTCACGACGTACGGGCAGCCAACCGGCCGACCCCGTCGATCCCGCCGTGGAGACCGACCTCTACACCCGACTCAAGGCGTGGCGACTCGAGGTGGCGCGTACCGACGGGGTACCCGCCTATGTGGTTTTTCCCGACTCGACCCTCGGCCTCATTGCCCGCGACCGCCCTGGCACCCTCGCCGAACTCGCCGCAGTCCACGGTGTCGGCCCGACGAAGTTGGAGCGATACGGCGAGCAGGTGCTGAGCCTGGTCGAAGAGAGACTGCAGCCGGGATCTCGCACCGGCCCCGACTCAGTCCTCGGCCGTTCGCGATCTCGGTAG
- a CDS encoding threonine/serine exporter family protein: MISLWAVLWAAPAATGFAMMFNVRKRALPIVAAIAVLARFITEFAQAQGVTIVVADYFAAVVVGALAYTLGPRTHEASPVYAFAPVIPLIPGAILARALQSLLKWINSGGANDPQAGQDFLEFASSGFTAAAIVLVLCLGALTPMLLLPRSRTAED; encoded by the coding sequence ATGATCTCGCTGTGGGCGGTGCTCTGGGCAGCACCTGCGGCAACGGGCTTCGCGATGATGTTCAACGTCCGCAAGCGCGCGCTGCCGATCGTCGCCGCGATCGCGGTCCTGGCCCGGTTCATCACCGAGTTCGCGCAGGCGCAAGGTGTGACGATTGTCGTTGCGGACTACTTCGCAGCAGTCGTGGTCGGTGCCCTGGCCTACACGCTGGGTCCGCGCACCCATGAGGCCTCGCCGGTCTACGCCTTCGCGCCCGTGATCCCCCTCATCCCAGGAGCCATCCTCGCCCGCGCCCTGCAGTCGCTGTTGAAGTGGATCAACTCCGGAGGGGCCAACGACCCACAGGCCGGACAGGACTTCCTGGAGTTCGCGAGTTCCGGCTTCACCGCGGCGGCGATCGTCCTCGTGCTGTGCCTGGGTGCGCTGACTCCCATGCTGTTGCTACCGAGATCGCGAACGGCCGAGGACTGA
- a CDS encoding threonine/serine exporter family protein, whose amino-acid sequence MAEAAGDPGQLEAIMQTALEVGVRVQMSGGYTARVRETVRHVALALGAERAECWLSSGSLGLTVHRAGTSHTAIRTVPAIGVNFTELSYLSYLAKRSGDMTIAEVRAELADIAARERRYPVPMVLILLGISCGSFAGLFGADLLGVALAGLGGLAGALVRHIMVKQRFKPFVYCLIAAFVSVSVVLLLALALGADQDPGVNTAVTASILFLVPGVPLLNGTADLLTSNYLNGITRLTRASVIMLGTTFGLSIAVFLWGHA is encoded by the coding sequence GTGGCCGAAGCAGCGGGTGATCCGGGGCAACTCGAGGCGATCATGCAGACTGCCTTGGAGGTCGGTGTCCGGGTCCAGATGTCAGGTGGCTACACCGCCCGGGTACGCGAGACCGTGCGGCACGTCGCCTTGGCCTTGGGGGCCGAACGGGCCGAGTGCTGGCTGTCCTCGGGCAGCCTCGGGCTGACGGTGCACCGCGCGGGTACGAGTCACACGGCGATCCGCACTGTCCCGGCGATCGGGGTCAACTTCACCGAACTGAGTTATCTGAGCTACCTCGCCAAGCGCAGCGGCGACATGACGATCGCAGAAGTACGCGCCGAACTCGCCGACATCGCTGCTCGGGAGCGGCGCTACCCCGTCCCGATGGTTCTCATACTCCTGGGGATCAGTTGTGGTTCCTTCGCAGGGCTCTTCGGCGCCGACCTGCTGGGAGTGGCGCTGGCAGGACTCGGGGGGCTCGCGGGGGCACTCGTGCGTCACATCATGGTCAAGCAGAGATTCAAACCCTTCGTGTACTGCCTGATCGCCGCATTCGTCAGTGTTTCGGTCGTCCTGCTGTTGGCGCTGGCCCTGGGAGCCGACCAAGACCCCGGCGTGAACACTGCCGTGACCGCCAGCATCTTGTTCTTGGTGCCGGGGGTACCGCTGTTGAACGGGACCGCCGACCTGTTGACCTCGAACTACCTGAACGGCATCACCCGGCTGACCCGCGCCAGTGTCATCATGCTCGGCACGACCTTCGGGCTGTCGATCGCGGTGTTCCTCTGGGGGCACGCATGA